A single window of Streptomyces sudanensis DNA harbors:
- a CDS encoding bifunctional [glutamine synthetase] adenylyltransferase/[glutamine synthetase]-adenylyl-L-tyrosine phosphorylase yields MTTAPGRRSSTFTRLLRHGFTDASAAERLLDGPALAPVGADPVLLDALGATADPDLALRGLARLAEAQPDGPAELLSALVSAKPLRDRLLGVLGASEALGDHLARHPLDWRTLAAREAADPHPGVAGFERDLAAATDPVSLRVAYRRSLLAIAARDVCGAADVPRTAAQLADLATATLRAALALAEAAAPDDAARCRLAVVAMGKCGGRELNYVSDVDVIFVGEAADGTDEGEAIRAATRLASHLMRICSETTVEGVIWPVDANLRPEGRNGPLVRTLSSHVAYYQRWAKTWEFQALLKARPVAGDAELGAAYVGALSPMVWQAAERENFVTDVQRMRRRVVDNIPPAHLERELKLGPGGLRDVEFAVQLLQLVHGRSDPALRSGTTLDALAALAAGGYVGRADAAQLDEAYRFLRAMEHRIQLYRLRRTHLVPESEEDLRRLGRSLGMRADPVAELNRAWKRHASTVRRLHEKLFYRPLLDAVAQLAPGEIRLSPAAAGQRLEALGYADPAAALRHLEALSSGVSRKAAIQRTLLPVLLGWFADSADPDAGLLGFRKVSDALGATPWYLRLLRDEGAAAENLARVLSAGRLAPDLLLRAPEAVAILGDPEGLEPRGRDHLEPEVLAAVGRADTPEQAVAAARGVRRRELFRTAAADIIASYGTEEVPAHADAGALVDRVGRAVTDLNAATVAGALRAAVRAGWGDTLPVRFAVVGMGRFGGNELGYGSDADVLFVHEPRDGVDEQEAARAANKVVTEMRRLLQLPTTDPPLLIDADLRPEGRSGPLVRTLKSYEAYYRRWSRVWESQALLRAQPMAGDPDLGRRFVEMIDPLRYPAKGLDETAVREIRRLKARMENERLPRGADPTLHTKLGRGGLSDVEWTVQLMQLRHGHEVPGLRTTGTREALAAALDAGLIGEEEARTLDEAWVLATRVRNGVMLVRGRAGDTFPAAARELAAVGRYLGYGPGHAGEMVDDYRRTTRRARAVVDELFYGA; encoded by the coding sequence ATGACGACGGCGCCGGGGCGTAGGAGCAGCACCTTCACACGGCTGCTGCGGCACGGCTTCACCGACGCCTCCGCCGCCGAACGGCTGCTCGACGGCCCCGCGCTGGCCCCGGTCGGCGCCGACCCGGTCCTCCTCGACGCCCTCGGCGCGACCGCCGACCCGGACCTCGCCCTGCGCGGCCTGGCGCGGCTCGCCGAGGCGCAGCCCGACGGGCCCGCGGAACTGCTGTCCGCGCTGGTCTCCGCGAAGCCGCTGCGCGACCGGCTGCTCGGCGTGCTCGGCGCGTCCGAGGCGCTCGGCGACCACTTGGCGCGCCACCCGCTGGACTGGCGGACCCTCGCCGCCCGCGAGGCGGCCGACCCGCACCCCGGGGTCGCCGGCTTCGAACGGGACCTCGCCGCCGCCACCGACCCGGTGTCCCTGCGCGTCGCCTACCGCCGCAGCCTCCTCGCCATAGCCGCCCGCGACGTGTGCGGCGCGGCCGACGTCCCCCGGACCGCCGCCCAGCTGGCCGACCTCGCCACGGCGACGCTCCGCGCGGCGCTCGCCCTCGCGGAGGCCGCCGCCCCCGACGACGCCGCCCGGTGCCGGCTCGCGGTCGTCGCGATGGGCAAGTGCGGCGGCCGCGAACTCAACTACGTCTCCGACGTGGACGTGATCTTCGTCGGGGAGGCCGCCGACGGCACCGACGAGGGGGAGGCGATCCGGGCCGCCACCCGCCTCGCCTCCCACCTGATGCGGATCTGCTCGGAGACCACCGTCGAGGGCGTGATCTGGCCCGTCGACGCCAACCTCCGCCCCGAGGGCCGCAACGGCCCCCTGGTGCGCACCCTCTCCAGCCACGTCGCCTACTACCAGCGCTGGGCGAAGACCTGGGAGTTCCAGGCGCTGCTCAAGGCCCGCCCGGTCGCCGGCGACGCCGAGCTGGGCGCCGCGTACGTCGGGGCGCTGTCCCCGATGGTGTGGCAGGCCGCCGAACGGGAGAACTTCGTCACCGACGTGCAGCGGATGCGCCGCCGCGTCGTCGACAACATCCCGCCCGCCCACCTGGAGCGGGAGCTGAAGCTGGGCCCGGGCGGCCTGCGCGACGTGGAGTTCGCCGTCCAGCTCCTCCAGCTCGTCCACGGCCGCAGCGACCCGGCGCTGCGCAGCGGCACCACCCTCGACGCGCTCGCCGCCCTCGCCGCCGGCGGCTACGTGGGCCGGGCCGACGCCGCGCAGCTCGACGAGGCGTACCGGTTCCTGCGCGCCATGGAGCACCGCATCCAGCTGTACCGGCTGCGCCGCACCCATCTGGTGCCGGAGTCCGAGGAGGACCTGCGCCGCCTGGGCCGCTCGCTCGGGATGCGCGCCGACCCGGTCGCGGAGCTGAACCGGGCGTGGAAGCGGCACGCCTCCACCGTGCGGCGCCTCCACGAGAAGCTGTTCTACCGCCCGCTGCTCGACGCCGTCGCCCAGCTCGCCCCCGGCGAGATCCGGCTCAGCCCCGCGGCGGCCGGGCAGCGGCTGGAGGCCCTCGGGTACGCGGACCCGGCGGCGGCGCTGCGCCACCTGGAGGCGCTGTCGTCGGGGGTGAGCCGCAAGGCCGCCATCCAGCGCACCCTCCTGCCGGTGCTGCTGGGCTGGTTCGCCGACTCGGCCGACCCCGACGCCGGCCTCCTCGGCTTCCGCAAGGTGTCGGACGCGCTCGGCGCCACCCCCTGGTACCTGCGGCTGCTGCGCGACGAGGGCGCCGCCGCCGAGAACCTGGCGCGCGTCCTGTCCGCCGGGCGCCTCGCCCCCGACCTGCTGCTGCGCGCACCCGAGGCGGTGGCGATCCTGGGCGACCCGGAGGGGCTGGAGCCGCGCGGCCGCGACCACCTGGAACCGGAGGTCCTCGCGGCGGTCGGCCGCGCCGACACCCCCGAGCAGGCGGTGGCCGCGGCCCGCGGGGTCCGCCGCCGGGAGCTGTTCCGCACCGCCGCCGCCGACATCATCGCCTCGTACGGCACCGAGGAGGTGCCCGCCCACGCGGACGCGGGCGCGCTGGTGGACCGGGTGGGGCGGGCCGTCACGGACCTCAACGCGGCCACCGTCGCCGGCGCCCTGCGCGCCGCCGTGCGCGCCGGGTGGGGCGACACCCTCCCCGTCCGCTTCGCGGTCGTCGGCATGGGCCGCTTCGGCGGGAACGAACTGGGCTACGGGTCCGACGCCGACGTGCTGTTCGTCCACGAACCGCGCGACGGCGTCGACGAGCAGGAGGCGGCCCGCGCCGCGAACAAGGTCGTCACCGAGATGCGCCGCCTGCTGCAACTGCCGACCACCGACCCGCCCCTGCTGATCGACGCCGACCTGCGCCCCGAGGGCCGCAGCGGCCCCCTGGTGCGCACCCTGAAGTCGTATGAGGCGTACTACCGGCGCTGGTCGCGGGTGTGGGAGAGCCAGGCCCTGCTGCGGGCCCAGCCGATGGCGGGCGACCCCGACCTGGGCCGCCGGTTCGTCGAGATGATCGACCCGCTCCGGTACCCGGCGAAGGGCCTCGACGAGACGGCCGTGCGCGAGATCCGCCGGCTGAAGGCCCGGATGGAGAACGAGCGGCTGCCGCGCGGCGCGGACCCCACCCTGCACACGAAACTGGGCCGGGGCGGCCTGTCCGACGTGGAGTGGACGGTGCAGCTGATGCAGTTGCGGCACGGCCACGAGGTGCCCGGCCTGCGGACGACCGGGACGCGCGAGGCGCTCGCCGCGGCCCTCGACGCGGGGCTGATCGGCGAGGAGGAGGCGCGGACCCTCGACGAGGCGTGGGTGCTGGCCACCCGTGTCCGCAACGGCGTGATGCTGGTGCGGGGCCGCGCCGGGGACACCTTCCCGGCGGCCGCCCGGGAACTGGCCGCCGTGGGCCGCTACCTGGGGTACGGGCCCGGCCACGCCGGGGAGATGGTGGACGACTACCGGCGCACGACGCGCCGCGCCCGGGCCGTGGTGGACGAGCTGTTCTACGGCGCCTGA
- a CDS encoding dihydrofolate reductase family protein, with protein MNKVYASLGLSLDGFLAGPRAGPDNPFGDGGARLREWLVTPEDPARAGAYVMGRRTFDEGERIWSDPPPFGAPVFVLTTTARDAQVREGTVFTYVTDGVHAALDRARAVAGSRDVRISGGAHTVRQYLNEGLVDELVLHLVPVLVGSGVRLFDGVDPALRLAKAPAVDVAELTHLRYRIVH; from the coding sequence ATGAACAAGGTCTACGCGAGCCTCGGCCTGTCCCTGGACGGCTTCCTCGCCGGGCCGCGCGCCGGCCCCGACAACCCCTTCGGGGACGGCGGGGCGCGCCTGCGCGAGTGGCTGGTCACCCCCGAGGACCCCGCCCGCGCCGGGGCGTACGTCATGGGGCGCCGCACCTTCGACGAGGGTGAGCGGATCTGGTCCGACCCGCCGCCCTTCGGGGCGCCCGTGTTCGTCCTCACGACCACCGCCCGCGACGCGCAGGTCCGCGAGGGCACCGTCTTCACGTACGTCACGGACGGCGTCCACGCCGCCCTCGACCGGGCCCGCGCCGTGGCCGGCAGCAGGGACGTGCGGATCTCCGGCGGCGCGCACACCGTGCGCCAGTACCTGAACGAGGGGCTCGTCGACGAGCTGGTGCTGCACCTCGTCCCGGTGCTGGTGGGCTCCGGCGTCCGCCTCTTCGACGGCGTCGACCCCGCGCTGCGCCTGGCGAAGGCCCCGGCCGTCGACGTCGCCGAGCTCACGCACCTGCGGTACCGGATCGTCCACTGA
- a CDS encoding type II toxin-antitoxin system HicB family antitoxin: MSTYRVTARRVGEWWALEVPDLPGVFSQAKRLDQAEEAAREAIAVMLDVEPEEIAVEIEPVLPPDMQDALTAARQAQEEARKAVEREREAMQRAAAALTEQLSQRDAGRFLGVSFQRVHQLLKSSNPTDRARAAQRATTAWNGATSASRTKPAA, from the coding sequence GTGAGCACCTACCGCGTTACCGCGCGGCGCGTCGGCGAATGGTGGGCTCTTGAGGTGCCGGACCTTCCAGGTGTCTTCAGCCAGGCCAAGCGTTTGGATCAAGCCGAAGAGGCCGCCCGTGAGGCGATCGCGGTCATGCTCGACGTGGAGCCCGAGGAGATCGCGGTCGAAATCGAGCCCGTGCTCCCCCCGGACATGCAGGACGCTTTGACAGCTGCGCGTCAGGCCCAGGAAGAGGCGCGGAAGGCGGTCGAGCGGGAACGGGAGGCCATGCAGCGCGCCGCGGCCGCTCTCACCGAGCAACTGAGCCAGCGGGACGCAGGACGGTTCCTGGGAGTTTCGTTTCAGCGCGTCCACCAGCTTCTGAAGTCCTCCAACCCCACAGACCGCGCCAGGGCTGCCCAACGAGCCACCACAGCCTGGAATGGAGCCACCTCGGCAAGCCGAACGAAGCCGGCTGCGTAA
- a CDS encoding glutamine synthetase family protein yields the protein MDKQQEFVLRTLEERDIRFVRLWFTDVLGFLKSVAVAPAELEQAFDEGIGFDGSAIEGFARVYESDMIAKPDPATFQILPWRAEAPGTARMFCDILMPDGSPSFADPRYVLRRILAKTSDLGFTFYTHPEIEFFLLKDKPADGSRPTPADSSGYFDHTPQNVGMDFRRQAITMLESMGISVEFSHHEGGPGQQEIDLRYADALSTADNIMTFRLVMKQVALEQGVQATFMPKPFSEYPGSGMHTHLSLFEGDRNAFYESGAEYQLSRVGRSFIAGLLRHAAEISAVTNQWVNSYKRIWGGSSRTAGSGGEAPSYICWGHNNRSALIRVPMYKPGKTGSARIEVRSLDSGCNPYLAYAVLLAAGLRGIEGNYELGPGADDDVWALSDGERRAMGIEPLPQNLGEAISLMERSELVAETLGEHVFDFFLRNKKQEWEEYRSEVTAFELRKNLPVL from the coding sequence ATGGACAAGCAGCAGGAATTCGTGCTCCGGACCCTGGAGGAGCGCGACATCCGCTTCGTGCGCCTGTGGTTCACCGACGTGCTCGGCTTCCTCAAGTCGGTCGCCGTCGCCCCCGCCGAGCTTGAGCAGGCGTTCGACGAGGGCATCGGCTTCGACGGCTCCGCCATCGAGGGCTTCGCGCGCGTCTACGAGTCCGACATGATCGCCAAGCCGGACCCGGCGACCTTCCAGATCCTCCCGTGGCGCGCCGAGGCCCCCGGCACGGCCCGGATGTTCTGCGACATCCTCATGCCCGACGGCTCCCCGTCCTTCGCCGACCCCCGCTACGTCCTCAGGCGCATCCTCGCGAAGACCTCCGACCTCGGCTTCACCTTCTACACCCACCCCGAGATCGAGTTCTTCCTGCTCAAGGACAAGCCCGCCGACGGCTCGCGCCCCACTCCCGCCGACAGCTCCGGCTACTTCGACCACACCCCGCAGAACGTCGGCATGGACTTCCGCCGCCAGGCCATCACGATGCTGGAGTCCATGGGCATCTCCGTGGAGTTCTCCCACCACGAGGGCGGCCCCGGCCAGCAGGAGATCGACCTGCGCTACGCCGACGCCCTGTCGACCGCCGACAACATCATGACGTTCCGCCTGGTCATGAAGCAGGTCGCGCTGGAGCAGGGCGTGCAGGCCACCTTCATGCCGAAGCCGTTCTCGGAGTACCCCGGCTCCGGCATGCACACCCACCTCTCCCTCTTCGAGGGCGACCGCAACGCGTTCTACGAGTCCGGCGCCGAGTACCAGCTCTCCAGGGTCGGCCGCTCCTTCATCGCGGGCCTCCTGCGCCACGCCGCGGAGATCTCCGCCGTCACCAACCAGTGGGTCAACTCCTACAAGCGCATCTGGGGCGGCTCCAGCCGCACCGCCGGCTCGGGCGGCGAGGCCCCCTCGTACATCTGCTGGGGCCACAACAACCGCTCCGCGCTGATCCGCGTCCCCATGTACAAGCCCGGCAAGACCGGCTCGGCCCGCATCGAGGTCCGCTCCCTCGACTCCGGCTGCAACCCGTACCTGGCGTACGCCGTCCTCCTCGCGGCGGGCCTGCGCGGCATCGAGGGGAACTACGAGCTCGGCCCCGGCGCCGACGACGACGTGTGGGCCCTCTCCGACGGCGAGCGCCGCGCGATGGGCATCGAACCCCTCCCGCAGAACCTCGGCGAGGCCATCTCCCTGATGGAGCGCAGCGAACTGGTCGCGGAGACCCTCGGCGAGCACGTCTTCGACTTTTTCCTCCGCAACAAGAAGCAGGAGTGGGAGGAGTACCGCTCCGAGGTCACCGCCTTCGAACTCCGCAAGAACCTCCCGGTGCTGTAG
- a CDS encoding PP2C family protein-serine/threonine phosphatase, translating into MDRVRGELPAVRPPLWLRLLPWGLLAGMLAAQALTPETVQMGFVFAVFAPLASLAYGALGTALITVVLMLVLSTHHLWGLHVHPGDLPAFGLIGVVSVLLAWARVRREAQLVRVHTVAEAAQYAVLPPLPPRVGPVRCGGLYRAAGRAALVGGDLYDVQPGPYGVRAVVADVKGHGLSAVSTVSALLGAFREAVLDEPELTGVAARLDRRLVVDSSREGEAELFATAVLVEFPPGGAGGGPDRRAEARVLSCGHPPPLLVAPGGVREVAVEPGPPLGLGVAEFAAPPPATVPLEPSCVLLAYTDGVSEARDAAGEFYPLPERVRPQDDPVGLVRSVWRDVSAYTGEIDDDVALLALRVAPGG; encoded by the coding sequence ATGGACCGTGTCCGAGGGGAACTGCCCGCAGTCCGCCCCCCGCTGTGGTTGCGCCTGCTGCCCTGGGGGCTGCTGGCGGGCATGCTGGCGGCGCAGGCCCTGACGCCCGAGACGGTCCAGATGGGTTTCGTGTTCGCGGTGTTCGCGCCGCTGGCGTCGCTGGCGTACGGGGCGCTCGGCACGGCACTGATAACGGTCGTGCTGATGCTGGTGCTGTCCACGCACCACCTGTGGGGGCTGCACGTCCACCCCGGCGACCTGCCGGCGTTCGGGCTGATCGGAGTGGTGAGCGTACTGCTCGCATGGGCGCGGGTCCGGCGCGAGGCCCAGTTGGTGCGGGTGCACACGGTCGCGGAGGCCGCCCAGTACGCGGTGCTGCCGCCGCTGCCGCCGCGGGTGGGGCCGGTGCGGTGCGGGGGGCTGTACCGGGCGGCGGGACGGGCGGCGCTGGTCGGCGGGGACCTGTACGACGTGCAGCCGGGCCCGTACGGGGTGCGGGCGGTCGTGGCGGACGTGAAGGGGCACGGACTGTCGGCGGTGTCGACGGTGTCGGCGCTGCTCGGCGCGTTCCGGGAGGCGGTGCTGGACGAGCCCGAGCTGACGGGAGTGGCCGCGCGGCTGGACCGGCGGCTGGTGGTGGACTCCTCGCGGGAGGGGGAGGCGGAGCTGTTCGCGACGGCCGTGCTGGTGGAGTTCCCCCCGGGCGGGGCGGGCGGCGGACCGGACCGGCGGGCCGAGGCGCGGGTGCTGAGCTGCGGCCACCCCCCGCCGCTGCTGGTGGCGCCCGGCGGGGTGCGGGAGGTCGCGGTGGAACCGGGGCCGCCGCTCGGGCTCGGGGTGGCGGAGTTCGCGGCCCCGCCGCCGGCGACCGTGCCGCTGGAGCCGTCGTGCGTGCTGCTGGCCTACACCGACGGGGTGTCGGAGGCGCGCGACGCGGCCGGGGAGTTCTACCCGCTGCCGGAACGGGTCCGGCCGCAGGACGACCCCGTGGGGCTGGTGCGGTCGGTGTGGCGGGACGTGTCGGCGTACACCGGCGAGATCGACGACGACGTGGCGCTGCTGGCGCTGCGGGTGGCCCCCGGCGGCTGA
- a CDS encoding CBS domain-containing protein: MTTARDIMHTGAHWIPAHETLDAAARLMREHNVGALPIADGDERLCGIVTDRDIVVKCVAAGQDPSRVTCGDVAEGTPRWIDAGADVSEVLREMRSHRIKRLPVIDNKRLVGIISEADLARHLPDDQVAEFAQGVYARA, encoded by the coding sequence ATGACCACCGCCCGAGACATCATGCACACGGGGGCCCACTGGATCCCCGCCCACGAGACCCTGGACGCCGCCGCGCGGCTGATGCGCGAGCACAACGTGGGCGCCCTGCCCATCGCCGACGGCGACGAGCGGCTCTGCGGCATCGTCACGGACCGCGACATCGTCGTGAAGTGCGTGGCCGCGGGCCAGGACCCGTCCCGCGTGACGTGCGGCGACGTGGCGGAGGGCACCCCCCGCTGGATCGACGCGGGCGCGGACGTGAGCGAGGTGCTGCGCGAGATGCGGAGCCACCGGATCAAGCGCCTGCCGGTCATCGACAACAAGCGCCTGGTCGGCATCATCAGCGAGGCCGACCTCGCCCGGCACCTGCCCGACGACCAGGTCGCCGAGTTCGCCCAGGGCGTCTACGCGCGGGCCTGA
- a CDS encoding alpha/beta fold hydrolase has translation MSRFVRVGGVPHHVVVEGSGPVCVLSAGLALCWFDWDPVVPLLAPHRTVVRFDRPGHGLSGPARAAPTARGEAHRIAALLDALGMGGERVTVVGHSVAGLHAEAFARLYPARTAALVLADASAEEEARAPAPGATALYTALARGTGTLLAAAGVPAALGPCARRALVRLSRAGRAPDPAARERVRRCYRTRRVLDGALLENAHYRAVAADLLALRARRPLPGDLPVTVLAAPDSPDGTDRWTARQRALAAALGARLALVRGSGHLIMLDRPGAVAGAVLGPPGR, from the coding sequence GTGAGCCGCTTCGTCCGCGTCGGGGGCGTGCCCCACCACGTGGTCGTCGAGGGCTCGGGACCGGTGTGCGTACTGAGCGCCGGGCTGGCGCTGTGCTGGTTCGACTGGGACCCGGTGGTGCCGCTGCTGGCGCCGCACCGCACGGTCGTCCGCTTCGACCGGCCCGGCCACGGGCTGAGCGGCCCGGCCCGGGCGGCGCCCACCGCGCGCGGCGAGGCGCACCGGATCGCGGCCCTGCTGGACGCGCTGGGCATGGGCGGCGAACGGGTGACCGTGGTCGGGCACTCCGTCGCCGGCCTCCACGCGGAGGCGTTCGCCCGGCTGTACCCGGCGCGGACGGCGGCGCTGGTCCTGGCCGACGCGTCCGCGGAGGAGGAGGCACGCGCGCCGGCCCCGGGCGCCACCGCGCTCTACACCGCCCTGGCCCGCGGCACGGGCACCCTGCTCGCCGCCGCGGGCGTGCCCGCCGCGCTCGGCCCGTGCGCCCGCCGCGCGCTGGTCCGGCTCTCCCGCGCGGGGCGCGCGCCCGACCCGGCCGCCCGCGAGCGGGTACGGCGCTGCTACCGCACCCGCCGCGTCCTGGACGGCGCCCTGCTGGAGAACGCGCACTACCGGGCCGTCGCCGCCGACCTCCTCGCCCTGCGCGCCCGCCGGCCGCTGCCCGGGGACCTGCCCGTCACGGTGCTGGCCGCACCGGACTCCCCGGACGGCACCGACCGCTGGACGGCCCGCCAGCGGGCCCTCGCCGCCGCGCTGGGCGCCCGTCTCGCCCTCGTCCGGGGATCGGGGCACCTGATCATGCTGGACCGCCCCGGCGCGGTCGCCGGGGCGGTCCTCGGCCCGCCCGGCCGGTGA
- a CDS encoding DUF998 domain-containing protein, with translation MRTVTTPSGREADGPGRPGAPGGPTAVLLASGALLYSVWLLELPLAAGLDPVRSYVSELAAADRPLGVLFRTTDLLAGVLLLAAALPGLLAARRRFWAAAGWAALAVFGAATAVDSRLPLSCAPTADAACAAREDAGLVPASHAAHAVSSGLAMAGAVTVVVALTVAARRYGWWPPLARTGPALVALLLAATAWTLASVAAFEAGRGHWALGAGQRAQLLLVALWLLLLARSLPHRAGRRR, from the coding sequence GTGCGCACTGTCACCACGCCGAGCGGCAGGGAGGCGGACGGCCCCGGCCGCCCCGGCGCACCGGGCGGGCCCACCGCCGTCCTCCTCGCCTCGGGCGCCCTCCTCTACAGCGTCTGGCTCCTGGAACTGCCCCTCGCCGCCGGTCTGGACCCCGTCCGGTCGTACGTCAGCGAACTGGCCGCCGCCGACCGGCCGCTGGGCGTCCTGTTCCGCACCACCGACCTCCTCGCCGGCGTCCTGCTGCTGGCCGCGGCGCTGCCCGGGCTGCTCGCGGCCCGGCGCCGGTTCTGGGCGGCGGCCGGGTGGGCGGCGCTCGCCGTGTTCGGCGCGGCCACCGCCGTCGACTCCCGGCTGCCGCTGAGCTGCGCGCCCACCGCCGACGCGGCCTGCGCCGCCCGTGAGGACGCCGGCCTGGTCCCCGCCTCGCACGCCGCGCACGCCGTGAGCTCCGGCCTGGCGATGGCCGGGGCCGTCACGGTGGTCGTCGCCCTCACCGTCGCCGCCCGCCGCTACGGCTGGTGGCCGCCCCTGGCCCGTACCGGACCGGCCCTGGTCGCGCTGCTGCTGGCCGCGACGGCCTGGACGCTCGCCTCGGTCGCCGCGTTCGAGGCGGGGCGCGGCCACTGGGCGCTGGGCGCCGGGCAGCGCGCGCAACTGCTGCTGGTGGCCCTCTGGCTGCTCCTGCTGGCCCGGTCGCTGCCGCACCGCGCGGGACGGCGGCGGTGA
- a CDS encoding endonuclease/exonuclease/phosphatase family protein: protein MARVDDMTGTGNGAAEERRAGSRVRSAVAHWWHTPGARRRGTVLAACALLLALVMVLHRHIPNDIGNLGSLIETFLPWFGLLVPLLAGLALLRRAPAALVAVLVPAVVWLNLFGGLVTDKNGPGGDLMVVSHNVNADNPDPGGTARAVAASGADVLALVELKPAMVPVYEEALAGAYRYHSVRGTVGLWSRYPLDDSRPVDIRLGWTRAMRATVSAPGGPVAVYVAHLPSVRLKLHAGFTANQRDRSADRLGEAIAAEPNRRVVLLGDLNGTMNDRSLNAVTSQLRSTQGAAGDGMGFSWPAGFPMARIDQILVRGVEPVASWSLPRTDSDHLPIAARVTL from the coding sequence ATGGCGCGGGTGGACGACATGACGGGAACGGGGAACGGCGCCGCGGAGGAACGGCGCGCGGGATCCCGGGTCCGCTCGGCGGTCGCCCACTGGTGGCACACTCCCGGCGCCCGGCGGCGCGGCACGGTGCTGGCCGCGTGCGCGCTCCTGCTGGCGCTGGTGATGGTCCTGCACCGCCACATCCCCAACGACATCGGCAACCTCGGCAGCCTCATCGAGACGTTCCTGCCCTGGTTCGGCCTGCTCGTCCCGCTCCTGGCCGGCCTGGCGCTGCTGCGCCGCGCGCCCGCCGCGCTGGTCGCCGTCCTCGTCCCGGCCGTCGTGTGGCTGAACCTCTTCGGCGGGCTCGTCACGGACAAGAACGGCCCCGGCGGCGACCTCATGGTCGTCTCGCACAACGTCAACGCCGACAACCCGGACCCCGGGGGCACCGCCCGCGCCGTCGCCGCGTCGGGGGCGGACGTACTGGCCCTGGTGGAGCTGAAGCCCGCGATGGTGCCCGTGTACGAGGAGGCGCTGGCCGGCGCGTACCGGTACCACTCGGTGCGCGGCACGGTCGGCCTGTGGAGCCGGTACCCGCTCGACGACAGCCGCCCCGTCGACATCCGGCTCGGCTGGACCCGCGCCATGCGCGCCACGGTGTCCGCGCCCGGGGGACCCGTCGCGGTGTACGTCGCCCACCTGCCGTCCGTCCGGCTCAAGCTGCACGCCGGGTTCACCGCCAACCAGCGCGACCGCAGCGCCGACCGGCTGGGCGAGGCCATCGCCGCCGAACCCAACCGCCGGGTGGTCCTCCTCGGCGACCTCAACGGCACCATGAACGACCGGTCCCTCAACGCCGTCACCTCCCAGCTGCGCTCCACGCAGGGCGCCGCCGGCGACGGCATGGGCTTCAGCTGGCCGGCCGGTTTCCCGATGGCCCGCATCGACCAGATCCTGGTCCGGGGCGTCGAGCCGGTCGCCTCCTGGTCCCTGCCGCGCACCGACAGCGACCACCTGCCGATCGCGGCCCGCGTGACCCTCTGA